The following is a genomic window from Sutcliffiella horikoshii.
GTGCGAGTTCATGCAGTTCTAAATTCACAGAACCATGTCCCAATCCTTTATTGCTATGTCCAATCTTTGCTAATACAAGCTTGGAACCCCCAATGCCGGGAACATCTTCCCAGTTAGAGCCCTGATCACTATACCCCCTGGGCTTAACACCATGTAAATGTTCAAACCCTTCCACATCTGTAAGATTTCCGTTAAATAAATATAGGTGAACATTCTGTTGGACCAATACGTGTAATATGTGGGATGGTATATGGGAAACGTGACGGATCATGATTGCTGCTTCTTCTTCGGAGAAACTCCCTGGTGGAAGATAGATAAGTTGATTTAAAGCTTCTCGGTTAGCTATATCTTTAAGGTGGGAATCCATTTCAGAAGACCTATACTGTTTAAGTGAAATCGCATCCAAGCTGGCATATGCTTTCCAATATATCGGAATAATTGTCATTGTAATCAATATTACTATTGCAAATAAACGTTTCTTCATCTTTCCTCACCTTCTCTAGTTGTCCTGTTCATGTTGTGTAAAAATTATTAGAAAATTCAATTCTATTATAATAGTATTATAACATCTAGGGCTTTAATTGGTATGACATTTTTGTAATCTCTTCTTAATAAAAGGGATTAATTTTTTCCAGTCTACCTTCACCCTCTAACGAAAAGAGGCCTCTCTTGTTTTATTTTATTGTCATCGAGGTCTTCATCACAGCGATGAGGACTTCTCTACTCCTTTTTTCTTTTCACCGAGGTCTTCATATCGACGATGAGGACTTCTCTAATCCTTTTTCCTCGTCAGTGAGGTCTTCATGACGGCGATGAGGACTTCTCTAATCCTTTTTCCTCGTCAGTGAGGTCTTCATGACGGCGATGAGGACTTCTCTAATCCTTTTTCCTTGTCACCAAGGTCTTCATAGCGGCGATGAGGACTTCTCTAATCCTTTTTTCTTATCACCGAGGTCTTCGTATCGACGATGAGGACTTCTCTACTCCTTTTTCCTTGTCAGTGAGGTCTTCATGACGGCGATGAGGACTTCTCTACTCCTTTTTCCTTGTCACCAAGGTCTTTATATCGGCGATGAGGAATTAGTACGAAGGCTATTCTACAATTAAATTATTCCTATACAACAAGAAAAAGAGTGATTCTACAAGAGAATCACTCTTTTCAAACATGCTCTTATACAATTACTTCCTCTTCGCTTAATTCAGCCTCTTCTATATCTCTTGATCTGTGGGCAATCCTACTTGCTGCTGCTGCTGCAAGAGCACATACTATATCATCCATAAAGGTATGAACTTCTTCCCCTTCATGTTCGTCCAACCTCTTTATGATCCCAAATTTCTCTTTATCGAGAAATCCAAAGTTCGTCAATCCAATGGATCCGTACACGTTTACAATCGATAATGGGATGATTTCGTCAATACCATATAACGGTTCGTCAGTCTCCACCAAGTATTGAAGTGGATCTGGGAGCAGTTTTTTTTCTGCTAAAATATCAAGCGACAGCCCCGTTAGCACTGCATGAACAATTTCCCTTTTTTCCAAAACCTTCTCGACGTTATGTACACAATCTTCGAGGGTGACATTACTAATATATTTTTTTTGAAGAAGAAGAACGATTTCAGCGATATCCTGTATGGTGACGCCTCTGTCTTCTAACATCTTTTTTGTTGTTTCTCTCATCTCTTTTAACGTATATTTTCTCATATGGCCCCCTCTTTCTCTCTAGCTCAACCATTTAGGTGGTGTGTTCTTCGCCCAGAAAATAGATCCCAAAGCATGGTGCCCATGAAAATCATCATGATAAGTATGATAATGAAAATTAAAATAATAACCGTCAAGTGGTGGATGATCCTTTCTCACATGAAAGCGGATAAGATCTTTTCCAGTAACAGCATGATAAATATGAAAAATCTTTTCGCTATCTCCACCTGTCGGGTTTTCAGAAATAGTCAAATTACTGAGATCTTCTTCAGGATGCTCTTCTGCCAGATCCTTTAACACCTGTTCCATTTTTGGGAAAATTACATCTTTAAACTCATCTTGTATTTTAGGACCGATTCTTGAGCCGAATTTTGCAAAACTTTGTAGTTCAGCCTGTTCGGTAGCTAAAGACAGGAATGAATCTTTTGACAACCTTTGCTCAAAGGGTTCAATAAATTCATTTGAATAATCTTTGTTTGTTACATCGCCAAACGACGAATCATCCTTTTGGTCATCTATCGTCAAATAGGCAGGTGGCGATACTGTACCGAACGTAAGCGCTGTAATTAGTACGACTAACGATTTCTTAAGCCATTTCGGCATGACAGTCTTCCTTTCCATCTGTTTAACCCCATTCTATTATTTTCTCTATTATTATGTAAAACTAGTATATCACAAAAGTAAGAAAATTTTATCAATTTTGCGTTAACTTTTCTTTTCTAAGCTTGCACGTCTTACATCTCGTTAATTTTTGTTACGGAATCAGTAATAATCACTTGAATTTAGTAAAAATGATTTAATAATGATTCATTTATTTGTGTTTTTTTGTTAATATTAATGAATAGTACATATTGGAGGTTAAACTCATGGCAGATATTGCGATTTTGGTATCAAGCTTTGTTACTTTAGGTGCATTAATTTATTTATGTTTTGCTGATTGATGTGATGGAAATAAAAACTCGTGTTGAGATATGCTCAACACGAGTTTTTTTATATTCTAGCTAACACTCTATATAGCCAAAATGGAATTTAGCAGTTTTTCTTTCTAAGACAGTAAATCCAAATTGAGCAAACTTTTCGCTTTGCCAATGGTCTTTTAATACTACTCTCTCTTTGGCAACTCTTATTGCTTCCTGCAGTATATGTTTATTAAAAGCGTCTTTTACTGCAATGCTTCTTAGGGGCGCTATTCCATTAGATTCTTGGATCTCAATATCAAACATAGGGTCAAAATATACAACATCGAAGCTCTTATCTTGCAGAGTTGATAAAAGGTCCTGATGTTTACCTTGGAGGACTTTGATGCGTCTCATTGCTTCTTCTACGTTACTATTTTCTGATTCCCAAGCAGCGAGGCCTTTTTTTACAAGATAAGCTAGAACCTCATTTCCCTCTATGCCCCACACTTTTCCTTTTTCACCTGTTGCCAAGCTTGCCATGATGCTGTCTGAAGCGAGACCAAGTGTGCAATCAAGAAAACTCATTCCTTCTTTTAACTCTGTTGCTTCTAAAAACGGTTCTATTTCTCCTTTAAGCCACCTTTTAACTCGAAAGCCAGCGGTATTTGGATGAAAGAAAATAGGTTCTGTTATATTTAAGCGATACCATTCATAACGATTTTTCCCTATAACTAAGACATCTTGATTATATTCCTTGAATAAAGTAAGGACTGATTTTTTATTTCTTTGTATGTACATGCACCCAAGGTCTTGTGAAATATGCTTTGCAGTTTGAATCATTTCTTCATTGGTTCTCCCCGCGGTGGTTACAATCATAATTTGCTCCTTTATAAAAGGATGTGCGCAGTATAATACCTACACACATCCTTGCGAATTAACAGTATTGATGAAAAGCTCCTTGAAGGTTGGTCATGATATTTTCCATCGTGTTTGCTTCAATATCATGGCGATGGATGAAATGTACTACTTCTTTCCCTTTTAACAATGCCATGGAAGGCGAAGAAGGTGGGATGTCTCCAAAGATCTCCCGCATTTTGGAAGTAGCTTCTTTATCTTGGCCAGCGAAAACCGTTATCAGGTGATCTGGTGTTTTGTCGGCTTGGATAATGCTTTGGGTTGCTGCCGGTCGTGCCAATCCTGCTGCACAACCGCAGACAGAGTTCACTACTACAAGTGTTGTTCCTTCTACTTTATTGAAGTATTCCTCTACTTCATCGCTTGTGGTTAGTTCTTCAAATCCTGCTCTTGTTAGTTCATCTCTCATCGGTTTTACTATTTGTTTCATATAATCTTCATATGCCATAGACATGTTCATTTCCTCCTTTAGTTATTTCTTTCTGTCATTTGTTTCCAGACGGAGCCTTTTGCTTCTTCTCCGCCTTCTATGCGTTGGATAGCCATTTTTACTTGCATGCTCACTTCGAATTCTGGGTCGTTTTCTGCTTCTCGTAGTGCAGGAAGCGCAGTTTCGTCACCAACTTCGTAAAGGAACATGGCCGCTCTCCAACGAACTAATTTGTTTTTATCTTTCAAAGCTTCTATCATGGCTGGCATCGCTGCTTTATCGCCAAGGTCTGACATACAATCTCCAGCTGTTCTTCTAACTGTTACGGACTTATCTTTCAATGCTTTTGACAAGTAAGGTAAGATGTCTGATTCTTCAAGCATTCCAAAATAAACCGTTGCCAACCTGCGTATAGAACCCTTTTCGTCTTCTAGTGCCTTAGCCAGTACTGGGATGTCGTCTGGTTTTGGATCCATTTGATCTAGAGCAGCAAAGCGTTTGGACCAATCAGGGTCATCTAGCATTTCCAATGTCACTTTATAACGTTCTTTTGATTTTATTGTATTCGACTTATCCTTATTATCTTCTTGTTTTACCATTTTTTCCAAGCGATCGTCTGTAAATGTCGCAGAAAGCTCTTCCACTATCTCTACCCCAACAGCCTCTAAGTCTCCATAACGGACACCATGTTCCTTCCATTCACGTTCAAGCACCACATTATCTTGCTTTTCTTGTGCGGAAAGAATAGCTTTCATGAACCTTTCGGGTAAACCGACACGTTTTTCCTGATCCCCATCTGTCAATTTCACTTGCATCGGAATTCCTTGGAACATCTGAACAAAGACTTTCACTTCGCCAAAACCTTCTAGTGATCTTTGATCTTCTGTGTCTTGATTTTCCTCTGTTTCACCAAAAGCAGCCCTTACTTCTGAAAGAATCCCTTTCCAATCAAAGCGGGCATTTCTTTCTACGGCCAGGAAATCCGCTACATGATAAACCCCTTTTACACCTTCTATACCTAGTATGTCCTGGATGATTTCAGGTGCCTGGTCGCTATTGTCTTTTGTATAATTGTTTCTTGAACCTGCCGGCAGTTCCTCACTAAGGATAACTTTCATCGTGTTAGGACTTGGAGTTGGTTCAATTGATTGTATATTCAAGAATAAACACCCCTTCTTTACTTATGATTGCTCTTTAATCTTTTCTACTTTTTCAGATAGTTCTTCCCATCTGTTCATTGCCTCTTCCAACAGTTGGTTGGTTTGGTCTTGTTCTGAAAGCCACTTGCTGACCTTTTCATAATCGCTTCCTGCGGTTGCAATCTCTGTCTCGATGGTTTCAAGCTTTTCCTCAAGCTCCATAATTTTTTCCTCTATTGTCTCCCAGTCTTTTTGTTCCTGGTAGGACAATTTCAAGGTTTTTTGTTTTTGTCGTGTTACAGTTTGTGTTTCTTTTTTTGCTTGCTCTAACTGTTTTTGCTCTTTACGCTTTAGTTGTTGATCTTGAACATAATCTGAGTATTCGCCGAAAATCCTTTTAACGTTACCGTCACCTTCAAGGATAAACAGTTCATCAACGACTTTATCTAAGAAATAGCGATCATGGGAAACGGTTATGACAACTCCAGGGAATTCTTCCAAATATCCCTCTAAAATGGTCAATGTCTCCGTATCCAAATCATTTGTCGGCTCATCAAGCAGCAAGACATTTGGCTGTGACATGAGTATTCTTAATAAGTATAACCTTTTTCTTTCGCCTCCTGAAAGTTTCCGTATCGGAGTCCCGTGGGAATGCGGAGGAAAAAGAAAACGCTCGAGTAACTGTGACGCACTGATGTGCTGACCGTCTTCGCCTTTAATGACTTCAGCTTCTTCTTTAATATATTCTATCATTCTTTGATCAAGATTCATTTCCTGCTGCTCTTGGGTGTAGTAACCAAGTTTAACCGTCAATCCAATATCCACTTTACCGTGGTCAGGTGAGATTTTCTGAGCAAAGATATTTAAAAGAGTAGATTTCCCAACCCCATTTGGTCCGACAATTCCTACTCTGTCTTTTTGCTTGATCAATAAGCTAACATTTTTCAGAATAACCTTGCTTTCAAATTGAAGCGAAACATCTTCTATTTCCATTACTTTTTTTCCGAGTCTTGCAGAGCCCGTCAGAAGTTCTAATTCACCTGTGGAGGTAGAGGAGGATACTTTCTCATCCAAGTCCTCAAAACGTTTAATTCTTGCTTTTTGTTTTGTCGTTCTGGCTTTTGCTCCTTTTCGCATCCATTCCAACTCTTGGCGATAGAGGCTCTTCTGTTTTGCTTCCACTTTAAGCTCTTCTTCCTGCCTGATAGCTTTTGCTTCCAGATAATCTCCATAATTTCCCGAATAAGTATAAATGGATCCATTATGCAACTCAAATATTTTGTTTGTTACCTTATCAAGGAAATAGCGATCATGCGTTACAAGCAGCACCGCTCCTTGGTATTTACTCAGGTAGTCTTCCAGCCATTCGATCGCCTCAAAATCAAGATGGTTGGTAGGCTCATCCAAAATTAGCAAATCGGCAGCTTCCACCAACGTTTGTGATAGGGCGACACGTTTTTTTTGTCCACCAGAAAGGTTGGATATTTGCTGGTTAGTATCCGTAATTCCCAGTTTATTGAGAATGGCCTTGGCATTTGAGCTTGCATCCCATGCTTGGAGTTGGTCCATTTGTGATTGCAGCTTAGCAAGTTGATCCTGAAGTTTTTCGTTCAGCGGGTCAGCTTGGATTTGCACTAGGAACTTTTCATATTGCCTAATAACATTGTTTGTATTTGAGTCTTTGCTGAAGATTTGTTCCATTACAGAAAAAGTCTCATTTAATTCAGGCTGTTGAGACAGAAACCCAATTGTATAGTCATTGGAAGTAGTGATAGTTCCTGCATCAGGAGTTTCTAGTCCAGCGATGATTTTTAATAAGGTCGATTTCCCTGTACCATTTACACCTATAAGGCCGACTCTTTCTTTTTCCTGTATACTGAAAGAAGCATTTCCGAGAAGCACTTTTTCCACATATGATTTTGATAAATCTTCCCCAATCAACATTTTCATTTTGTTATATCTCATTCCATTCTTTCATAAATTGATCTACAAACTTCATCATAAATTCGTGGCGTTCCGAAGCAATCTTTTTCGCTTCTTCCGTTTGAAGTGTATCTTTTAATAGAAATAACTTTTCATGGAAGTGATTGATAGCAGTGGACTTTTCCCCTCGGTACTGCTCATAGGTCATAGATGTTCTAGCCTCTATCAGGGGATCGTACATCGCTTGTCCTTTTGCTGCCGAATACATGAATGTTCGGGCAGTCCCGATGGCACCTAGTGCATCAAGCCTGTCCGCATCTTGGACAATTTTCCCCTCAAGTGAGTCAAGTACTACCCCATTACCACCTTTAAACCCAATGTTTTCAATTGTATATATAATTTCATCTATATGTATTTTAGTTAGTGGCAGTTCAGACAATAGTGCAGCTATTTCTTCTTTGGCCTTGTCTTTATTTGCAGTTATTTTGTCATCCAGTACATCATGCAAAAGTGCAATGATCTCTACCATTAGAAGATTTGCTTTCTCTTCTTTTCCAATATGTAAGGCAAGTCTTCGGACTCTTTGGATATGAAACCAGTCATGTCCTGTACTGTCATTGTTGAATATCGATTCTACGTATTCTTCTACTTTATGTATCACTAAATGTAACTCCCTTTTTCATTTGATTCCTTTTCATTTTAACATGTTAAAGTCAATATCTATACCATTTCGCAATGGATGTCATTTCTTAAGTGTAACATATGGGTGATTACTTTCATAAAATGGGCTGAGACTGCTTTATTACTTTTAGTTATTGGTTTATACACCGCTGTTGATTTCCGCAAATGGCTTCGCTTTCCAAGGGGCGCTGCTGGAACTCACGGACCGCCCGCAGGCAAGCGAAGCGCCTGGAACGGAAATCAACTGGATTATAAACTCGCTTATCATCAAAAAAGCTAACGGCAATGTCTGGGTTAGCAGACGTTGCGCATTAGCTAGAAAGGAGAAAGATATGAATTTCCCATGGATTATGAACCGTACTCAGATTGGAACTGCCTGGTTTGGGACTCATATTGTCCTTATAAGATGCAATTATATAACCAATCAAGTGGTAGCGGTAGCCAAGAGTGACCATGCACCGTTCGAACCAACTGCTAACAGCTGTGCTGAAACGTTGTCCAGATATCTTAGTATTGGTTATACCTTAATAGGAGCCTATCCTCTTGGTGATAAGGAAGTCCAATATGTCCTTCAATATCGCTGATTTTTACTCGTTGTACCAGGAGATGCCGATTGTGTTGACTCCAGCATGTACGGCAATGGCCGTAGATAACGGAAAGCGGTTAATCGGAATATCAGGATATTTCCCCCTAAGGTTGTCCACTAGTGCGTCCGCTTCTTCTGTATTTGTTCCATGAAGGACAAACAGCTCTTTTATAGTAGAATTCGCTTGGGCCTCATCTAAGAAATCCACTATTTTTGATAGCGCTTTCTTCTGTGTGCGTACTTTTTCCGCGACATCCAGTTTGCCATCTTTAATTTGTATGATTGGTTTTATTTGAAGCAGACTGCCTAATAACTTTTGAACTCCAGACATTCGGCCGCTTCGATGCAACTGTTCTAAACTGCCTATCAGAACGTATATGTCACATTTAGTGGCTAATTCATTTAAATATTCCACAATTTCTTCATGTGATTTTCCTGCTTCTTGCGCCTCAATTCCCTTTTTCACCATTGCAGATAAGGGAAAGGAAATGACTTTGGAATCTATGGTATCAACAGGAATATCCACAAGCTCCCCTGCCTGTGTACTAGATGACACGGTTCCGCTCAAATGACTGGATAAATGGACAGAAATGATCCGATCGTATGATTCTGACAATTTATTGTACAACTCAACAAATGCACCTACAGAAGGTTGCGATGTTTTGGGTGGCGTGTTACTCGCCTCAAGTTTTGTATAAAAATCCTCTAATGATAGTGTCACACCATCAAGAAATTCCTCTTCTTCAAAGTAGACCACCATCGGAATGCTGTATACATCAGGATGATTTGTCAACATCTCGTCCAAAAACGCCGTGCTATCTGTAACCCATGCTATTTTCTCCATTAATAACTCCCCCTGTTCTCTATCTTTTTTCCTATTTTATTCTACTATTCTGATAATAATTCTTGCAACCGTGGAAATACCTTTAGTGCAGTGTCATGAAAAACTGCTTGATGGTAGTCTTTTGGAATGATTTCTTTTATAAACGAGAGATAGGATCCGACGGTAATAAGTGGCCAATCGGTACCAAACATCAATTTTTCGTAATGGTCGCAATAATCCAGTGCATGTAACAGATGTTGAAGAAATCTCGTTTTCTTATGACGGTTTATTTCCTGATTGGTACCAACAATCAAGCCGGAAAGATCGGCATACATATTTTTATTTTTATATACGACTTCCGCACCATCCAATACCCATGGATCCCCGAAATGTGCCATCACAAACGTCACATCTCTGTTAAACACCGCTACCTCGTCTAAAGTCAAAGGATGAGAATACTTTAATAGTCCTCTTTCTGAGTAGGTATCCCCTGTGTGGAACACAACCGGTAAATTATATTTGGCAGCCAAGCGGTATACTGGGACATAGACTTCATCATATGCGTAAAAAGGGTAGTAACCCAAATATATTTTCATTCCTACCACATTTCGCTTCTGAATTTCCCTTTCTAAACTTTGTATATTCTCTTCCTGTAATTTATAAGGATTTATCCCGGGACAATAGCCCATGGTTGGAGGAATGGAGTTTGCCAGATTCAATCCCATCGGTGTATTACTTTTATAATCAGGGAATGCATTTGGCTCTGTCTCTGTGACCCCCATTGCCACGGCCCCTACCACATTATAATCTTTCCATTCATTAAGAAGTCCTTCATATGTATAGGAGAGTCGGGATATGTTATCAGCGGTGTCCTGAAAGCTCTTTATTTTAGAAAAATGGACATGGGCATCAATAATCTTCAATAGGTTACTCCTTTCTTTGAATAGTGATATTATTATTTATTCGATAGTAATATAGAAAAACCCTTCTCTATTTTAAGAAAAGGGTTTGCTTTTATATTAACTTTAATAATGCAGACTTATTCTTATGCCTGAAAAAATAGGGATGAAATTATTATAGTAATTTTTCAATATCATTTTTCATTTTTGATGGGGAAGTTGCGGATGCAAAGCGTTCCACTACTTTTCCGTCTCTGTCAACCAGGAACTTTGTGAAATTCCATTTTACTGCTTTAGATCCCAACAATCCCTTTGCATTTTCTTTTAAATAGTCAAATAGTGGGTGAGCATCCTCTCCGTTCACATCCACCTTTGAAAACATCGGGAAAGAGACACCATAATTCAACTGACAAAATTCATTTATGTCTTCTTCTTTACCAGGCTCTTGGTTTCCAAACTGGTTACATGGAAAGCCAAGTACCATAAACTTTTTGTCCTTGTATTCTTTGTACAGCTCCTCCAGCTCTTCAAATTGTGGTGTGAAGCCACATTTGCTTGCTGTATTGACAATCAATAGAACATAATCTTTATATTCTGAAAGCGGGACTTCATTTCCTTTAATATCGAGTGCAGAAAAATCATAGATTGTTGTCAATGTAATCACCTCATTTTTCTTTTCATTATGGATGAAGGTTTTTTCTCTGTCCATTAATTGTGTGTTTATTCACTTAGAATAAACCTACCGCTTTTCCTTTTTCATCAACATCCATCTTCAGTGCTGCCGGTTCTTTCGGAAGTCCAGGCATCGTCATGATGTTACCTGTTAATGCAACGATGAATCCTGCGCCAACGGAAGGCTTCAGCTCTCTAATAGTAACCGTGAAGTTCTCTGGCCTCCCAAGCTTTTTCGCATCATCTGTCAGTGAATATTGGGTCTTCGCCATACACACTGGCAAGTGCCCCCATCCTTCTCCAACTATTTGCTGAAGTTGTTTCTGTGCAGCTGGCAACAACTCCACACCTGATCCTCCGTAAACATTCTTCACAATTGCCTCAAGCTTTTGTTCAAGCGTATCCTCTGATTGATAGAGCGGTGTATAGGCAGGCTTTTTAGTCTCCATTTGTTCAAGGACCGTTTGGGCTAGCTCTAGACCACCATCTCCACCCTGCTCCCATACTTGGGTAAGGGCCATAGGAATTTCATTATTTTGACACCAGTTTTTCACGAACTCTATTTCAGCAGCAGTATCTGTTATAAATTCATTAAGGGCTATCACATATGGCAGGCCGAACTTTTCTACTGTTTCCACATGTTTTTTTACATTTTCAATCCCTATACTCAGCGCTTCAAGGTTCTCTTCTTTTAACTGATCTTTTGACATGCCTCCATGCATCTTAATGGCACGGATCGTAGCTACGATGACCACTGCCTCGGGATTAAATCCAAGCGCAGGCGTTTTAATGTGCAGGAATTTTTCCGCGCCAAGATCTGCTCCGAACCCGGCTTCTGTGACCACGTAATCCCCTAGTTTTGCTGCCATTTGTGTCGCAATCACACTGTTACATCCATGAGCTATGTTGGCAAAAGGACCTCCATGAATAATGGCAGGCGTATGTTCCATCGTCTGTACAAGGTTTGGCATGCAAGCGTCTTTAAGAAGTAACGTCAAAGCACCTTCTACTTTTAAATCCTTTACTGTCACTGGTTTTTTATCTAAGTCGTATCCGATGACAATTCTAGCAAGTCTCTCTTTCAAATCAGCTACATCTTTTGCCAAACAAAAAATCGCCATAATTTCAGAAGCAACCGTAATATCAAAGCCATCTTCTCGAGGAACCCCTTGTGTTGGTCCGCCCATTCCGATGACTACTTTTCTCAGCGAACGGTCATTGAGGTCAAGGACCCTTTTCCAAGTAATTCTTCTTGTATCAATCTTTAAGTCATTTCCCTGATGGATATGGTTATCAATCATCGCAGCTAGCGCATTATTTGCCGTCGTAATGGCATGGATATCCCCTGTGAAATGAAGGTTGATATCTTCCATCGGCAACACCTGGGAGTACCCTCCCCCAGTTGCTCCTCCCTTCATTCCCATCGTTGGTCCAAGTGAAGGTTCGCGCATAGCAATAATTGTATTTTTTCCTAGCTTGTTAAGGGCCTGTCCAAGTCCAACTGTGACTGTAGATTTCCCTTCTCCGGCCGGAGTAGGATTTATCGCCGTAACTAAAATCACTTTACCATTTTGTTTATTATGTAAACGTTTCGTAATGTCAAGGGAGAGCTTTGCTTTGTACTTTCCATAAAGCTCTATTTCATCTTCTTCAATATCAAGCAGACTTGCAATATCCATAATCTTTTTCATAGAAGCTTGCTGGGCAATTTCAATATCGCTCTGCACTGCTGTCTTGGTATGCTTCATCCTTCATTCCCCCGTTATAAATGATAGACTTTTTTGTTTTTTTACAATGCTATTATTGTACCACTATTCCTGAAAATTATGGATTGGTTCTGCACTTATAATTAGCAGCGAGAAAATTTACGTAAAATTTAAAAAACTATTAATTCTACATAATAAATGGTTGATAGAATTTTTAGTAGGTAAAATTGGATAGGAGGCTTAAAGATGAGGAAAAAAGGGCTGAAGATTATTATTTTGACTGCTTCTTATGGAAACGGCCATCTGCAGGTAGCTAATTCACTTTATCAAGAATGTCTAAATAGGGGCTTAACAGATGTAAAAATATGCAATCTTTATGCAGAATCACATCCATTCATTTCAGAAGTGACAGAAAATCTATATACAAAAAGTTTTACGTATGGGAAGCAATTCTATAAGCTGTTTTATTACGGAACGGATATCATTCAAAATAAAAAGATGCTACGTTGGTATTATCAGTATGGACTTAAACGACTCACTTCCCTAATCCAATCAGAAGAACCCGACATCTTAATAAACACCTTTCCCATTAACGCTGTACCTGAATTCCGTCGCCGGACTGGAATTGTCATACCCTCCTTTAATATCATTACTGATTATTGCCTACACAGTCTTTGGCTCCATGATGATATTGATAAATATTATGTTGCCAGCAATGAATTGAAAGCAAAGGTTCATTCACGCGGGGTACCTGTTTCCAAAGTTGTGGTAAGCGGCATCCCCATCCGTCCTGCCTTTTCTCAATCGTACGATAAACAGGCTCTTTATGAAAAGTATCATATAAGCCCTGAGAAAGACTTAATCCTCTTAATTGCAGGAGCACATGGTGTGCTTAAGAATATTAAAGACGTTTGTGAAACTCTTCTGTTAAGTACTGATCACCAATTGGCGGTAGTATGCGGCAAAAATCTTTCATTAAGAAACGAGTTGGCACAACTATATAATAGTTACTCAGGTAGGTTTCATTGCTTCGGGTATCTGGAGAGAATCGATGAACTTTACAAGCTGGCAAATGTTATGATTACTAAGCCAGGTGGCATTACACTAACAGAGGCAACCGCTACCGGAACACCACTCATCCTTTATAAGCCTGTCCCTGGTCAGGAAAAAGAAAATGCACTATTTTTTTCTGAAAAAGGAGCAGCACTGATCGCCAAGAATCATGATGAGTTAGTGCTTCATATTAATACATTACTTCAAAGCAAACAGAATCAATCTTCTCTTCAGTCATCAATTGAAAAATTGTATCTGCCAGCATCTCAAGAGGTGATTATGACCGATATTCTCAAAGAGAGCGAAAATATTGCGAGAATTAATTATTCCTCTACTATTAAATCACCGAAAAAAAAGCTTGGGAGCTAATATTTACGCTTCCAAGCTTTTCTTGTTATATTATTCCGATTCACTATTGCCTTTGGCTTTTACACCTTTACTTTTGTAAGGTTTATTG
Proteins encoded in this region:
- a CDS encoding ABC-F family ATP-binding cassette domain-containing protein, yielding MKMLIGEDLSKSYVEKVLLGNASFSIQEKERVGLIGVNGTGKSTLLKIIAGLETPDAGTITTSNDYTIGFLSQQPELNETFSVMEQIFSKDSNTNNVIRQYEKFLVQIQADPLNEKLQDQLAKLQSQMDQLQAWDASSNAKAILNKLGITDTNQQISNLSGGQKKRVALSQTLVEAADLLILDEPTNHLDFEAIEWLEDYLSKYQGAVLLVTHDRYFLDKVTNKIFELHNGSIYTYSGNYGDYLEAKAIRQEEELKVEAKQKSLYRQELEWMRKGAKARTTKQKARIKRFEDLDEKVSSSTSTGELELLTGSARLGKKVMEIEDVSLQFESKVILKNVSLLIKQKDRVGIVGPNGVGKSTLLNIFAQKISPDHGKVDIGLTVKLGYYTQEQQEMNLDQRMIEYIKEEAEVIKGEDGQHISASQLLERFLFPPHSHGTPIRKLSGGERKRLYLLRILMSQPNVLLLDEPTNDLDTETLTILEGYLEEFPGVVITVSHDRYFLDKVVDELFILEGDGNVKRIFGEYSDYVQDQQLKRKEQKQLEQAKKETQTVTRQKQKTLKLSYQEQKDWETIEEKIMELEEKLETIETEIATAGSDYEKVSKWLSEQDQTNQLLEEAMNRWEELSEKVEKIKEQS
- a CDS encoding HD domain-containing protein, which codes for MIHKVEEYVESIFNNDSTGHDWFHIQRVRRLALHIGKEEKANLLMVEIIALLHDVLDDKITANKDKAKEEIAALLSELPLTKIHIDEIIYTIENIGFKGGNGVVLDSLEGKIVQDADRLDALGAIGTARTFMYSAAKGQAMYDPLIEARTSMTYEQYRGEKSTAINHFHEKLFLLKDTLQTEEAKKIASERHEFMMKFVDQFMKEWNEI
- a CDS encoding DegV family protein, whose product is MEKIAWVTDSTAFLDEMLTNHPDVYSIPMVVYFEEEEFLDGVTLSLEDFYTKLEASNTPPKTSQPSVGAFVELYNKLSESYDRIISVHLSSHLSGTVSSSTQAGELVDIPVDTIDSKVISFPLSAMVKKGIEAQEAGKSHEEIVEYLNELATKCDIYVLIGSLEQLHRSGRMSGVQKLLGSLLQIKPIIQIKDGKLDVAEKVRTQKKALSKIVDFLDEAQANSTIKELFVLHGTNTEEADALVDNLRGKYPDIPINRFPLSTAIAVHAGVNTIGISWYNE
- a CDS encoding amidohydrolase family protein; the protein is MKIIDAHVHFSKIKSFQDTADNISRLSYTYEGLLNEWKDYNVVGAVAMGVTETEPNAFPDYKSNTPMGLNLANSIPPTMGYCPGINPYKLQEENIQSLEREIQKRNVVGMKIYLGYYPFYAYDEVYVPVYRLAAKYNLPVVFHTGDTYSERGLLKYSHPLTLDEVAVFNRDVTFVMAHFGDPWVLDGAEVVYKNKNMYADLSGLIVGTNQEINRHKKTRFLQHLLHALDYCDHYEKLMFGTDWPLITVGSYLSFIKEIIPKDYHQAVFHDTALKVFPRLQELLSE
- a CDS encoding glutathione peroxidase, whose product is MDREKTFIHNEKKNEVITLTTIYDFSALDIKGNEVPLSEYKDYVLLIVNTASKCGFTPQFEELEELYKEYKDKKFMVLGFPCNQFGNQEPGKEEDINEFCQLNYGVSFPMFSKVDVNGEDAHPLFDYLKENAKGLLGSKAVKWNFTKFLVDRDGKVVERFASATSPSKMKNDIEKLL